The DNA region ACCCGGACTCTGCTGACCGAGCGCGCCGCCGCCGACGACGACGGAGCCGTCCGGCGCGCGACCCTGCAAGCCCTCGTCCAGGACTGGCCCGACGAGCAGACCCGGACTCTGCTGACCGAGCGCGCCGCCGCCGACAACGACGGAGCCGTCCGGCAGGCAGCGATGGATGCCCTCGCCTGGGGCTGGCCTAGCCCTGACAATTCATAGCGATCTTGTCGGGGTGCGTGGCGGGACGGAGAAAGGTGCCCCTGACCTGGGAGAATGACGGTGTCGAAGCCAACATTCTGCTGTGATCGAGGAGCACCTTTCAGGTGGATGAGCTTACCGCGTGGTCCCGGGACCTGACCGTGGAAGTAGGCGGGCATGGGGTCGTGTCGCACACCGGGTCTGCGGCGCTGCGGCTGCTGGCCGACCGGACCGGGCTGACCGGCGCGTTGTCGAAGGCGTTACGCCGCCGCGGGTTCACCCCGGTGCACGACCGCGGCCGGGTGCTGGCCGACACCGCGGTGTTGATCGCCGACGGAGGTCGGGTGCTGTCGGATCTGGCGGTGCTGCGGGATCAGGGCGAGCTGTTCGGGCCGGTGGCCTCGGACCCGACGCTGTGGCGGGCGCTGGCCGAGATCGGCCCGGACCAGCGGGAACGGGTCGCGGCGGCGCGGGCGCGGACCCGCCGGCACGTGTGGGGGTTGATCGAGGCCCGACACGGGCGGATCCCGCCCTCGCGGGTGGCCGACCGGGACCTGGGGGCGACGATCGTGATCCGCATGGACGCCACGATCCAGATCGCGCACAGTGACAAACAGCTGGCGGCGGGCACATTCAAGGGCACCTGGGGTCATCATTCGTTGACCGCCTGGTGTGACAACACCAGCGAGTCGTTGGCGTTTCGGCTGCGCCCGGGCAACGCCGGCAGCAACACCGCGGTCGATCACATCGAGGTGCTCGACGAGGCGATCGCGCAGCTCCCGACCCGGCACCGGCGGAACCTGCTGGTCACCTGCGACGGTGCGGGCGCCACCCTGGACCTGGTCCGCCACATCACCACGCTGAACGCGGCACCCGGGCGGCGGGTGCACTACTCGGTCGGGTTCGACCTCGACGCCCGCGCCCGCACCGCGATCGGTCGGCTGTCGGAGACCGACTGGGACCAGGTGCTGGATCACCGCGGCAAGCCGCGCGACCCCGACGACGCCGGCGTGGCCGAGCTGACCGGGCTGCTGCGCCGCTCCGTGGGCGGGGACCGGCTGCCCAACTGGCCGACCGACATGCGCATCATTTGCCGCCGCGAACGGCCCTCGTCCGGGGCGCAACTGTCACTGATGGAGGAAGCCGACGGCTGGCGCTACCAGCTGATCGCCACCAACACCCCGACCGGGCAAGCCCAGTTCCTCGAGGCCCGCCACCGACCGCACGCCCGCGTGGAGGACCGCATCCGCACCGGCAAGAACACCGGC from Sporichthyaceae bacterium includes:
- a CDS encoding IS1380 family transposase; amino-acid sequence: MDELTAWSRDLTVEVGGHGVVSHTGSAALRLLADRTGLTGALSKALRRRGFTPVHDRGRVLADTAVLIADGGRVLSDLAVLRDQGELFGPVASDPTLWRALAEIGPDQRERVAAARARTRRHVWGLIEARHGRIPPSRVADRDLGATIVIRMDATIQIAHSDKQLAAGTFKGTWGHHSLTAWCDNTSESLAFRLRPGNAGSNTAVDHIEVLDEAIAQLPTRHRRNLLVTCDGAGATLDLVRHITTLNAAPGRRVHYSVGFDLDARARTAIGRLSETDWDQVLDHRGKPRDPDDAGVAELTGLLRRSVGGDRLPNWPTDMRIICRRERPSSGAQLSLMEEADGWRYQLIATNTPTGQAQFLEARHRPHARVEDRIRTGKNTGIGHLPSTAFALNQAWCVAASIACDLLCWLRLLCLDGPLAKAEPKTLRYRLLHTAARLVRGQRKRKIKIPDTWPWAGELEACFLTIFALPPPA
- a CDS encoding HEAT repeat domain-containing protein; protein product: TRTLLTERAAADDDGAVRRATLQALVQDWPDEQTRTLLTERAAADNDGAVRQAAMDALAWGWPSPDNS